Proteins encoded together in one Altererythrobacter epoxidivorans window:
- a CDS encoding SDR family NAD(P)-dependent oxidoreductase — protein MADQKPLAGRLALVTGASRGIGAATAKAFAAAGAHVVLTARDVKALEAVEDAIHDAGGTSTIAPLDLMEADSVARLATAIRGRWDALDYLVIAAAYLPQLTPVTQIDPKQFSQAMTINTLATQALLANFDPMLKRADAARVVGLTSSVGATPRAYWAAYGSTKAAFDNILESYAREVEKLGNIRVAIVDPGATRTAMRARAYPGEDPQTVKAPETVGDRIVALVQEDFPTGHRERIDG, from the coding sequence ATGGCTGATCAAAAACCGCTCGCCGGGAGACTGGCGCTCGTCACCGGTGCAAGCCGCGGCATCGGCGCTGCTACGGCAAAAGCTTTTGCGGCCGCCGGAGCCCATGTCGTCCTGACGGCACGCGATGTCAAAGCGCTCGAAGCGGTCGAAGACGCCATTCACGACGCTGGCGGGACCTCGACCATCGCGCCGCTCGACCTGATGGAGGCAGACTCGGTTGCCCGGCTCGCAACGGCTATTCGTGGACGTTGGGACGCGCTTGATTACCTCGTGATCGCAGCAGCTTACCTGCCACAGTTGACACCAGTCACGCAGATCGATCCGAAGCAGTTCAGCCAGGCGATGACGATCAATACACTCGCTACCCAGGCGCTTCTCGCGAATTTCGATCCCATGCTGAAGCGAGCCGATGCCGCCCGCGTCGTCGGACTGACCAGCAGCGTCGGTGCCACCCCGCGGGCTTACTGGGCTGCCTATGGTTCTACCAAGGCTGCTTTCGACAACATCCTCGAATCCTATGCCCGGGAGGTCGAGAAACTGGGCAACATCAGGGTCGCGATAGTCGATCCCGGCGCAACGCGCACCGCCATGCGGGCCCGTGCCTATCCCGGGGAAGACCCGCAGACGGTAAAAGCGCCCGAAACGGTTGGCGATCGCATCGTCGCGCTGGTCCAAGAAGATTTTCCGACTGGGCACCGCGAGAGGATCGACGGCTAG
- a CDS encoding PilZ domain-containing protein produces the protein MQTTDERYKIAAQEDRCAPRTKLTIPSTLRASGGRAFQSVVHDLSISGFSAASINRMHEGQVCWLTLPGLESLQAQVVWWDNCIVGCAFTELLSPIVHDNIIQRYSNTGMYRAI, from the coding sequence ATGCAGACGACTGACGAGCGTTACAAGATCGCAGCACAGGAAGATCGCTGTGCTCCGCGCACGAAACTGACGATCCCGTCGACGCTCCGCGCCTCAGGCGGCCGTGCCTTCCAGAGCGTGGTCCACGACCTCTCCATCTCGGGCTTTTCTGCCGCTTCGATCAACCGGATGCACGAAGGTCAGGTTTGCTGGCTCACACTTCCCGGCCTCGAATCGCTGCAAGCCCAGGTCGTGTGGTGGGACAACTGCATCGTCGGCTGCGCGTTCACGGAACTGCTCAGCCCGATCGTGCACGACAACATCATCCAGCGTTATAGCAACACCGGAATGTATCGCGCGATCTGA
- a CDS encoding serine hydrolase domain-containing protein, whose translation MRTKAMLLAMTLALSGCTMGAATDVPTTPLAANQVTTVTPPVRDPSELQVLFWNDEQRSARFRNMEGWFAGLEVPASANPRALPDGAPLPAALQEEIAGLMKRTDAVGVMVLQDGKKRYENYGDGMGADDRWTSFSVAKSFTSTLLGAAVRDGFIADLGDPVTDYIPELAGSAYDGVTVEQVATMTSGVAWNEDYTDPESDVARMQYYINEYGPGAIVAQMKTVKREAEPGTKWVYKTGETNLLGMIVENAVGLPLATYAKNKIVNPAGFEGDLFWMTDPRGGNVGGCCLSITLSDYTRMGQFVLEGGEGVVPEGWFAKAGSPIVDLGNGFGYGYQWWTYPGENFGAQGIFGQSITIVPSEKLVVAVVSNWPTATSNDYRGAWRNVVGKIASAD comes from the coding sequence ATGCGGACCAAGGCAATGCTGCTGGCGATGACGCTGGCGTTGAGCGGCTGCACCATGGGTGCTGCCACCGACGTACCCACTACGCCGCTGGCGGCAAACCAGGTAACTACGGTCACGCCGCCGGTGCGCGACCCTTCAGAATTGCAGGTGCTGTTCTGGAACGACGAACAGCGCAGCGCCCGTTTCCGCAATATGGAGGGCTGGTTCGCGGGTCTTGAAGTCCCGGCGTCGGCCAATCCGCGCGCGCTGCCGGATGGTGCGCCGCTTCCTGCCGCATTGCAGGAGGAGATTGCAGGCCTGATGAAACGCACTGACGCCGTCGGCGTAATGGTCTTGCAGGACGGGAAGAAGCGTTACGAGAATTATGGCGACGGCATGGGCGCGGATGATCGCTGGACCAGCTTCTCTGTCGCGAAGAGCTTCACTTCGACGCTTCTCGGTGCCGCTGTGCGGGACGGTTTCATCGCCGATCTCGGCGATCCCGTGACAGATTATATCCCCGAACTTGCGGGTTCGGCCTATGACGGGGTCACTGTCGAGCAGGTCGCAACGATGACGTCGGGTGTCGCGTGGAACGAGGATTATACCGATCCTGAGAGCGACGTTGCCCGGATGCAGTACTACATCAACGAGTACGGACCTGGCGCAATCGTGGCGCAGATGAAAACGGTGAAGCGCGAAGCAGAGCCGGGCACGAAGTGGGTCTACAAGACCGGTGAAACCAACCTGCTTGGCATGATCGTCGAAAATGCGGTCGGCCTGCCGCTGGCAACATATGCGAAGAACAAGATCGTGAACCCGGCCGGTTTCGAAGGCGACCTGTTCTGGATGACCGATCCCCGCGGCGGAAATGTCGGCGGGTGCTGTCTGTCCATCACCTTGTCCGACTATACCCGCATGGGCCAGTTCGTCCTCGAAGGTGGCGAAGGCGTTGTGCCGGAAGGCTGGTTCGCCAAGGCAGGGAGCCCGATCGTCGATCTCGGCAATGGGTTTGGTTACGGATACCAGTGGTGGACTTACCCGGGCGAAAACTTCGGTGCACAGGGCATCTTCGGCCAGTCGATAACGATTGTCCCCAGCGAGAAGCTGGTCGTCGCGGTTGTCAGCAATTGGCCGACAGCAACCAGCAACGATTATCGCGGGGCATGGCGCAATGTCGTCGGGAAGATCGCCTCAGCCGATTAA
- a CDS encoding SAM-dependent methyltransferase produces the protein MTAQGLDRGKELLSGGERFAATPGLLARTMSPGFQKILDLIDAGLERGSILGHLPDGTTRLLGGKAPGFEAEVHLKDWRGLLRLTTSGSIGWYQAWEAGEWESPDLVPVFAIFSDNALSLGNTGRASGPFRWAARFAHMFNRNSKSGSLRNIQAHYDLGNDFYHPWLDPSMTYSSALFGASKDLAEGQRGKWAALAERIGDAESVLEIGCGWGSLANDISARGNRVTAISLSDEQLAWARDHQDKSIDFRKQDYRDTQGQFDAIVSVEMVEALGREYWPTFMDCIARNLKPGGRAAIQYISMRDELFDAYAASADFIQAYIFPGGLLIRTSEFRDLAEQRGLQWQDQVDFGLDYADTLHQWRVNFDAAVAEDRLPEGFDQRFCDLWRYYLDYCEGGFRGGSTDVHQVTLVKGE, from the coding sequence ATGACGGCACAGGGGTTAGACAGAGGTAAGGAACTGCTCAGCGGTGGAGAGCGCTTCGCGGCGACTCCCGGATTGCTGGCAAGGACCATGTCTCCCGGATTCCAGAAAATTCTCGACCTGATCGATGCCGGGCTTGAGCGCGGTTCGATCCTCGGGCACCTGCCCGATGGAACGACGCGCTTGCTTGGCGGCAAGGCTCCCGGTTTCGAAGCGGAAGTCCATCTGAAGGATTGGCGCGGGCTCCTTCGTCTGACCACCAGCGGATCAATCGGATGGTATCAGGCATGGGAAGCGGGCGAATGGGAAAGCCCCGACCTCGTGCCGGTTTTCGCCATCTTTTCGGACAATGCGCTTTCGCTCGGTAACACGGGCAGGGCGAGCGGACCGTTTCGCTGGGCGGCGCGATTTGCCCATATGTTCAACCGCAACAGCAAGAGCGGTTCGCTGCGCAACATCCAGGCGCATTACGATCTCGGCAACGATTTCTACCACCCATGGCTCGATCCCTCGATGACCTATTCATCGGCGTTGTTCGGCGCGTCGAAGGATTTGGCAGAGGGACAACGCGGCAAGTGGGCTGCGCTTGCCGAGCGGATTGGCGACGCGGAGTCCGTGCTGGAAATCGGATGCGGTTGGGGCTCGCTCGCGAATGACATCTCCGCGCGCGGCAACCGGGTGACAGCGATCAGCCTGTCCGATGAACAGCTGGCTTGGGCGCGGGATCATCAGGACAAGTCGATCGATTTCCGCAAACAGGACTACCGCGACACACAAGGCCAGTTTGACGCCATCGTAAGTGTAGAAATGGTCGAGGCGCTCGGCCGCGAGTACTGGCCGACCTTCATGGATTGTATCGCCCGTAACCTGAAGCCGGGCGGGCGGGCCGCTATCCAGTATATATCGATGCGTGACGAATTGTTCGACGCCTATGCGGCAAGCGCCGACTTCATCCAGGCCTACATTTTTCCAGGCGGATTGCTGATCCGCACGAGCGAATTTCGCGACCTGGCAGAGCAGCGCGGCTTGCAATGGCAGGACCAGGTCGATTTCGGGCTCGATTATGCTGACACTCTCCACCAATGGCGGGTGAATTTCGATGCGGCGGTTGCAGAGGATCGGCTGCCTGAAGGCTTCGACCAGCGCTTCTGCGACCTGTGGCGCTATTATCTCGATTATTGCGAAGGGGGCTTCCGCGGAGGCTCCACCGATGTGCACCAGGTGACACTGGTGAAGGGAGAATAA
- a CDS encoding cryptochrome/photolyase family protein — protein MASPQIVWLRRDLRMADNPALYHAAQQGPVVAVYVLDDEAAGDHAYGGASRWWLHHSLESLSKSFGARNSRIILRRGDAVEELAKVANAVGAETVHANRHYEPWWRKAQGKLAKQLDLQLYDGNYLFPPGHITTGSGDPYKIYTPFSKSTLEQMPPRDELPEPETISSPDEWPASDKLEEWNLLPTKPDWAGGMRDFWEVGEAAAFERLDWWDDHVEDYDEGRNLPSVDKSSQLSPHLHWGEISPVQIWHRFKDKRSQGWKTFEKELIWRDYAQNVICQFPDYPKESYRDYDERTLWRNPNAGHLIQQDMECWQKGMTGYPIVDAGMRQLWQTGWMHNRVRMITASFLIKHLLIDWRHGERWFWDCLVDADYGSNGVNWQWVSGTGVDSNMFSRIMAPLSQSEKFDAAGYIREYVPELAKLSDDEIHDPADSKRGDYPVKIIGHKEARERALTAYRESKS, from the coding sequence ATGGCATCTCCACAAATCGTATGGCTGCGGCGCGACCTGCGCATGGCAGACAATCCCGCGCTCTATCACGCCGCCCAGCAGGGGCCGGTGGTCGCGGTCTATGTCCTTGATGACGAAGCGGCAGGAGATCACGCCTATGGCGGCGCATCGCGCTGGTGGTTGCATCACTCGCTCGAAAGCCTGTCGAAAAGCTTCGGCGCGCGCAATTCGCGGATAATCCTGCGGCGCGGCGATGCGGTGGAGGAACTGGCCAAGGTTGCCAATGCCGTGGGTGCGGAGACTGTGCACGCCAATCGTCACTACGAGCCCTGGTGGCGCAAGGCACAGGGCAAGCTGGCGAAACAGCTCGACCTTCAGCTCTACGACGGGAATTACCTCTTTCCGCCGGGCCACATCACCACCGGCTCCGGCGATCCGTACAAGATCTACACGCCGTTTTCGAAGTCCACTCTCGAGCAGATGCCCCCCCGAGATGAACTACCCGAGCCTGAGACGATTTCTTCGCCTGATGAATGGCCGGCGAGCGACAAACTGGAGGAGTGGAACCTCCTCCCGACCAAGCCCGATTGGGCAGGGGGCATGCGCGACTTCTGGGAAGTGGGCGAGGCGGCCGCTTTCGAAAGGCTCGATTGGTGGGATGACCATGTCGAGGATTATGATGAGGGGCGTAACCTTCCCAGCGTCGACAAATCCTCGCAGTTGTCGCCGCATCTCCATTGGGGCGAAATCTCGCCCGTTCAGATCTGGCATCGCTTCAAGGACAAGCGAAGCCAGGGATGGAAGACCTTCGAGAAGGAACTGATCTGGCGCGATTACGCCCAGAACGTGATCTGCCAATTTCCGGACTATCCCAAGGAAAGCTATCGCGATTACGATGAACGTACTCTCTGGCGGAACCCCAATGCGGGCCACCTGATCCAGCAGGATATGGAATGCTGGCAGAAAGGGATGACGGGTTATCCCATCGTCGATGCCGGCATGCGCCAATTGTGGCAAACCGGCTGGATGCACAATCGCGTGCGGATGATCACCGCCAGTTTCCTTATCAAGCACCTGCTGATCGACTGGCGCCACGGCGAGCGCTGGTTCTGGGATTGCCTGGTCGATGCCGATTACGGATCGAACGGAGTGAACTGGCAGTGGGTGTCCGGCACCGGTGTCGATTCGAACATGTTCAGCCGGATCATGGCTCCGCTGAGCCAGTCGGAAAAATTCGACGCGGCGGGCTATATCCGGGAATACGTTCCCGAGCTGGCCAAGCTGTCCGATGACGAAATCCATGATCCCGCCGACAGCAAGCGCGGCGATTATCCGGTCAAGATTATCGGTCACAAGGAGGCCCGAGAGCGTGCGCTGACCGCTTATCGTGAAAGCAAGTCCTGA
- a CDS encoding metal-dependent hydrolase, whose amino-acid sequence MDNLTHSLVGALLRQAGLKRKTGLAMPALIIGANLPDVDAACFFWLEGIEHLGFRRGITHGPPALVLLPLVLAGLLWGFDRWQAKRGTRPEGRLPVSFKWLFLLSFIGCLTHPTLDWLNVYGIRLLEPFSSEWFYGDTLFIIDVWLWALMGFATWFSLMREKRAENWTRPARLAIGVALVYIAGNGVFSAYVRDMARLHEPYPVYAIAAPVPFAFWERETIILREDGIWLSTHWTGPDEGRGYHEAGTQVCALPKMIRHIAKDGELAAFLFWSRAPFAEQTKDGSVILRDARFYDPRARDRFAIAVPNASCEEPLDDQGS is encoded by the coding sequence TTGGATAATCTCACACACAGCCTGGTCGGCGCTCTGCTCCGGCAGGCCGGGCTAAAGCGGAAGACGGGGCTCGCCATGCCCGCGTTGATCATCGGCGCGAACCTGCCCGATGTGGACGCTGCCTGCTTCTTCTGGCTGGAAGGAATCGAACATCTGGGGTTCCGACGCGGGATCACCCACGGTCCGCCAGCACTGGTGCTGCTGCCGCTGGTCCTGGCGGGTCTGCTGTGGGGCTTCGACCGCTGGCAGGCCAAACGGGGCACACGACCCGAAGGGCGGTTACCGGTCAGTTTTAAATGGCTCTTCCTGCTCAGCTTCATCGGGTGCCTGACGCACCCGACACTCGACTGGCTCAACGTCTATGGGATCCGCCTGCTCGAGCCGTTTTCGTCCGAATGGTTCTATGGCGACACGCTGTTCATCATCGACGTGTGGCTTTGGGCGCTGATGGGATTTGCGACTTGGTTCTCGCTCATGCGTGAGAAGCGGGCTGAGAACTGGACGAGGCCCGCACGCCTCGCGATCGGCGTGGCGCTGGTGTATATTGCAGGAAACGGAGTTTTCTCGGCCTATGTTCGTGACATGGCGCGCCTGCACGAGCCCTATCCGGTTTACGCCATCGCTGCCCCTGTCCCGTTCGCATTCTGGGAACGTGAGACGATTATCCTTCGCGAAGATGGAATATGGCTTTCGACGCATTGGACCGGCCCGGACGAGGGGCGCGGGTATCACGAGGCAGGTACGCAAGTTTGTGCCTTGCCCAAAATGATCCGGCACATTGCAAAGGACGGTGAACTGGCAGCCTTCCTGTTCTGGAGCCGTGCGCCCTTTGCCGAGCAGACGAAAGATGGATCGGTGATCCTGCGCGACGCGAGGTTTTATGATCCGCGAGCACGCGACCGGTTTGCTATCGCCGTACCGAATGCAAGCTGCGAGGAACCGCTGGACGACCAAGGCAGTTAA
- a CDS encoding phosphatase PAP2 family protein: MPLPNILRYLHREQRFLAVFVVGAALVAGFVKLAGEMQEGDTQALDIAILKALRLPEDPSQLIGPSWLHSAATDLTALGGVTVLTLVSILAVAFLLLLGRFRQALFTAIATGGGAMLSTFLKGLFARPRPEVVPHLVEVTSMSFPSGHSLNSAIIYLTIAVMISRSFEDRKSRIFTITVAALLVLAIGCTRVILGVHFPSDVLGGWTLGAAWALGVGLLAATLQRKHKIEEPDGSIADQSSGPAPDQIGS; the protein is encoded by the coding sequence GTGCCTCTACCCAACATCCTGCGATATCTTCACCGTGAACAACGCTTTCTGGCGGTTTTTGTCGTCGGCGCCGCACTGGTGGCGGGGTTCGTCAAGCTTGCCGGCGAAATGCAGGAAGGCGATACCCAGGCATTGGACATCGCAATCCTGAAAGCACTGCGGTTACCGGAAGATCCGTCACAGCTGATCGGCCCCTCGTGGCTCCATTCCGCTGCGACCGACCTGACAGCCTTGGGCGGGGTCACCGTCCTCACCCTGGTCAGCATTCTCGCCGTCGCGTTCCTGCTGCTTCTCGGAAGATTCAGGCAGGCGCTTTTCACGGCGATCGCCACAGGCGGCGGGGCCATGCTCAGCACGTTCCTCAAAGGCTTGTTCGCTCGTCCGCGACCCGAAGTGGTCCCGCATCTCGTCGAAGTGACTTCGATGAGTTTTCCGAGCGGGCATTCACTGAACAGTGCGATCATCTACCTGACGATTGCCGTGATGATCTCGCGCAGCTTCGAAGATCGCAAAAGCAGGATTTTCACAATCACAGTCGCGGCTTTGCTCGTGCTTGCCATCGGCTGCACGCGCGTGATCCTGGGCGTCCATTTCCCGTCGGACGTGCTCGGCGGCTGGACGCTCGGTGCAGCATGGGCGCTAGGCGTCGGGCTGTTAGCCGCAACGCTCCAGAGAAAGCACAAGATCGAGGAGCCGGACGGGTCGATTGCCGACCAGTCTTCCGGCCCCGCCCCCGATCAGATCGGGTCCTGA
- a CDS encoding 2-oxoacid:ferredoxin oxidoreductase subunit beta encodes MNAPVKIETTLKDWETDQEVRWCPGCGDYAILKAVQRTLPQLGANPANTCFISGIGCSSRFPYYMETYGFHTIHGRAPAFATGAKLANPDLDIWLVTGDGDGLSIGGNHLMHVLRRNVNMQIMLFNNEIYGLTKGQFSPTSREGTKSPSTPIGSFDRPANPAAFALGAGARFVGRGFDVSKNLPDVLMAAHAHQGAAFIEIFQNCIVYNKDVFEDFAAPKGAGDRQLWLEHGKPMLFGDPKTGLDKGIALDRDKMALTVVEATEDNWEEAGVLVHDATNRVIAHLLVEMPFGPFPMALGVIYDDPRPTFEAAVANERERATSGKQANLAKLLGSGQTWTVSGTAQDPI; translated from the coding sequence ATGAACGCACCTGTAAAGATCGAAACGACGCTGAAGGATTGGGAAACCGACCAGGAAGTTCGCTGGTGCCCGGGCTGCGGGGACTACGCCATCCTGAAGGCGGTGCAGCGCACCCTGCCGCAGCTTGGCGCGAACCCGGCCAACACGTGCTTCATCAGCGGGATCGGCTGCTCGAGCCGTTTCCCATACTACATGGAAACCTATGGTTTCCACACGATCCACGGGCGTGCGCCAGCCTTTGCAACGGGTGCCAAGCTTGCCAATCCGGATCTCGATATCTGGCTGGTAACGGGTGACGGCGATGGCCTGTCGATCGGCGGCAACCACCTGATGCATGTGCTGCGCCGGAACGTGAACATGCAGATCATGCTGTTCAACAACGAGATTTACGGCCTGACCAAGGGCCAGTTCTCGCCCACCAGCCGCGAAGGTACCAAGAGCCCGTCGACCCCGATCGGTTCTTTCGACCGTCCGGCAAATCCGGCCGCTTTTGCGCTCGGTGCCGGTGCGCGCTTCGTCGGGCGCGGTTTCGATGTGTCGAAGAACCTCCCCGACGTACTCATGGCTGCCCACGCCCACCAGGGTGCGGCCTTCATCGAGATCTTCCAGAACTGCATCGTATACAACAAGGACGTGTTCGAGGATTTCGCTGCGCCCAAGGGTGCAGGCGATCGCCAGCTGTGGCTCGAACATGGCAAGCCGATGCTGTTCGGCGATCCGAAGACGGGCCTGGACAAGGGCATCGCACTCGACCGGGACAAGATGGCCCTGACAGTCGTCGAGGCAACCGAAGACAATTGGGAAGAAGCTGGCGTGCTCGTCCACGACGCAACCAATCGCGTCATCGCTCACCTGCTCGTCGAAATGCCGTTCGGTCCGTTCCCGATGGCCCTGGGTGTGATCTATGATGATCCACGCCCGACTTTCGAAGCGGCTGTTGCGAACGAACGCGAGCGGGCGACTTCGGGCAAGCAGGCCAACCTCGCCAAGCTGCTGGGTTCGGGACAGACTTGGACGGTCAGCGGGACCGCTCAGGACCCGATCTGA
- a CDS encoding 2-oxoacid:acceptor oxidoreductase subunit alpha → MATQVVETPPEKASPQTPDAVVVRFAGDSGDGMQLTGGQFTLSTALAGNDLATFPDFPAEIRAPQGTLFGVSAFQINFGSREISTAGDAPDVLVAMNPAALKVNLPSLKPGGLIIADTGEFTKRNLDKAKYDTNPLEDDSLAKYDVLAFDISALTIEAVKPFGLGNKDALRSKNMWTLGLALWMFDRSREPIQEWLRQKFRTKPDIADANIAALNAGHAYGETAELSGPLKQLTVPPVESAPGLYRTITGAEAVSLGLVAGAQLAELPMFFGGYPITPASAILHHLARLKEYDVTTFQAEDEIAAICAAIGASYAGSLGVTSSSGPGIALKTEAMGLAIMTELPLVIVNSQRGGPSTGLPTKTEQSDLYQAVYGRNGDAPMPVIAASSPADAFECAIEACRLAVRYMTPVMLLTDGYIANAAEPWQVPDPASFEPFPATFLSEKNGPDDTLLPYVRDEKGARPWIKPGTPGLMHRIGGIEKDSRTGNISYDPANHQLMTDLRKAKVDGIANDVPDQGCCLGEAGAKLAVVGWGSTYGPIHRAVSQARAKGHDVAHVHFRHIWPMPKNTGELLRTFDKVLVPEMNTGQFKTVLRDQFLIDAQSFTKTNGLPFYIHELEAAIEEALS, encoded by the coding sequence ATGGCAACGCAAGTCGTTGAGACGCCGCCTGAGAAGGCATCCCCCCAGACACCCGATGCCGTGGTCGTCCGCTTTGCGGGCGATAGTGGTGACGGCATGCAGCTAACGGGCGGGCAGTTCACCCTCTCGACAGCGCTCGCTGGCAACGACCTTGCGACCTTCCCGGACTTCCCCGCAGAAATCCGTGCCCCGCAAGGGACGCTGTTCGGGGTTTCTGCCTTCCAGATCAATTTCGGCAGCCGCGAAATCAGCACCGCTGGCGATGCGCCCGACGTGTTGGTGGCAATGAACCCTGCTGCGCTGAAGGTGAACCTGCCTTCGCTCAAGCCGGGAGGCCTGATCATCGCCGACACGGGCGAGTTCACGAAGCGCAATCTCGACAAGGCGAAGTACGACACCAATCCGCTCGAAGACGACAGCCTTGCGAAATACGACGTGCTGGCGTTCGACATCAGCGCGCTGACCATCGAGGCGGTGAAGCCCTTCGGACTTGGCAACAAGGATGCGCTGCGTTCGAAGAACATGTGGACGCTCGGCCTCGCGCTGTGGATGTTCGATCGTTCGCGCGAGCCGATCCAGGAATGGCTGCGGCAGAAATTCCGGACGAAGCCTGACATTGCAGACGCCAATATCGCTGCACTGAACGCAGGGCATGCATACGGCGAAACGGCGGAGCTATCGGGCCCCCTGAAGCAGTTGACGGTCCCGCCGGTCGAAAGCGCGCCGGGCCTTTACCGCACGATTACCGGCGCAGAGGCGGTCTCGCTCGGCCTCGTGGCTGGTGCGCAGCTTGCCGAACTGCCGATGTTCTTCGGCGGCTATCCGATCACGCCTGCCAGTGCGATCCTCCACCACCTTGCGCGGCTGAAGGAATACGACGTCACGACATTCCAGGCGGAAGACGAGATCGCTGCGATCTGCGCCGCCATCGGGGCAAGCTATGCCGGCAGCCTTGGCGTCACGTCATCATCGGGCCCGGGCATCGCGCTGAAGACCGAAGCGATGGGCCTCGCGATCATGACCGAGCTACCGCTGGTCATCGTCAATTCGCAGCGCGGCGGACCGTCGACGGGCCTTCCGACGAAAACCGAACAGTCCGACCTGTATCAGGCGGTTTACGGTCGCAACGGCGATGCACCGATGCCGGTCATCGCTGCGAGCAGCCCTGCCGATGCTTTCGAATGTGCGATCGAGGCCTGCCGTCTCGCCGTGCGCTACATGACGCCGGTCATGCTGCTGACCGACGGCTACATCGCGAATGCTGCCGAGCCGTGGCAGGTGCCCGATCCGGCGAGTTTCGAACCTTTCCCCGCCACTTTCCTGAGTGAAAAGAACGGGCCGGACGACACATTGCTGCCCTATGTTCGCGACGAAAAGGGCGCGCGTCCCTGGATCAAGCCAGGCACGCCGGGCCTGATGCACAGGATCGGCGGGATCGAGAAGGATTCGCGGACCGGTAACATCAGCTACGATCCGGCCAATCACCAGCTGATGACCGACCTGCGCAAGGCGAAGGTCGACGGCATCGCCAATGATGTGCCTGACCAGGGTTGCTGTCTGGGTGAGGCAGGCGCGAAGCTGGCCGTGGTGGGCTGGGGTTCGACCTATGGGCCGATCCACCGCGCAGTCTCGCAGGCCCGGGCCAAGGGGCACGACGTTGCGCATGTCCACTTCCGCCACATCTGGCCGATGCCGAAGAATACCGGCGAGCTGCTGCGCACTTTCGACAAGGTGCTGGTGCCCGAAATGAACACTGGCCAGTTCAAGACCGTGCTGCGCGACCAGTTCCTGATCGATGCGCAATCCTTCACCAAGACCAACGGCCTGCCGTTCTACATCCACGAGCTCGAGGCAGCTATCGAGGAGGCGCTGTCATGA
- a CDS encoding alpha/beta hydrolase, protein MADNQPYVREDVKAFLTLLEAAGGPALADMTLEEARQSYVALHGMADAPARDLAVIRNLCCPGPAGDIPLRLYDARESRDPSPVIMFYHGGGFVIGDLDTHHNLCTEIAHQMDLPVVAVDYRRAPENPFPAAIEDCEAAARWVAGSPEELGRKATGIVNIGDSAGGNATIVVTQQLAKNAANVPVVLQVPIFPLATDAIGSHSLDEFAEGYILTKAAILFFDAAYVPDRKDPRAMPILGQHEGTPPTVVATASLDPIRDSGRDYAAALSHAGVDHVFLEVSGGTHSFTNLRQAIPSYQGELERVFAAMKMFLGQN, encoded by the coding sequence ATGGCCGATAACCAGCCCTATGTTCGCGAGGACGTGAAAGCATTCCTGACCTTGCTGGAAGCGGCAGGCGGCCCTGCCCTGGCTGACATGACGCTGGAAGAAGCGCGCCAAAGCTATGTCGCATTGCACGGAATGGCCGACGCCCCGGCGCGTGACCTGGCAGTCATTCGCAACCTCTGCTGCCCCGGCCCCGCCGGTGATATTCCTCTGCGCCTGTACGATGCACGAGAGAGCCGCGATCCATCGCCTGTAATCATGTTTTACCACGGCGGCGGGTTCGTGATCGGCGACCTCGATACGCACCACAATCTGTGCACGGAAATCGCACACCAGATGGACCTGCCGGTGGTCGCAGTCGATTACCGGCGGGCGCCCGAAAATCCCTTCCCTGCAGCAATCGAGGATTGTGAAGCGGCTGCACGATGGGTCGCAGGATCGCCCGAGGAACTGGGACGCAAGGCGACCGGCATCGTGAATATCGGCGACAGCGCTGGCGGCAACGCCACGATCGTCGTGACACAGCAACTGGCGAAGAACGCCGCCAACGTGCCGGTAGTCCTTCAGGTGCCGATCTTCCCGCTGGCGACAGATGCCATCGGCTCGCACAGCCTCGATGAATTTGCCGAAGGCTACATCCTGACCAAGGCAGCTATCCTGTTCTTCGATGCAGCCTATGTGCCCGACCGCAAGGATCCGCGCGCTATGCCGATCCTGGGCCAGCACGAGGGCACCCCGCCCACCGTCGTTGCCACGGCAAGCCTCGATCCCATTCGCGATTCCGGTCGCGACTACGCAGCGGCCCTATCCCATGCCGGCGTCGACCATGTTTTCCTCGAGGTGTCGGGCGGAACGCACAGCTTCACTAACCTGCGCCAGGCGATCCCCAGCTACCAGGGCGAGCTTGAGCGCGTGTTCGCAGCCATGAAGATGTTCCTAGGACAGAACTGA